The Aedes aegypti strain LVP_AGWG chromosome 3, AaegL5.0 Primary Assembly, whole genome shotgun sequence genome contains a region encoding:
- the LOC5570991 gene encoding transcription factor Sp4, protein MASNGGTLHGVPHTQQSLSGHHSCSHCGLYFDSSSSLQVHMHYHHESMNRWGPTSTGSLPSSTTSSTPTSDTENNNQPSLKSHTKSSSPHQTIAAAADSSDNQPSTPQPPTLPEPGTPQSFTGGASPYQQPAAIIAPPEMHYPTYIHGYDPYYHPTSIDYGNPLPPPHLHSQSQSEYKAVPSVRYHPYNNNNLSNGNHNPSSLSSSNSVTNGTSPLNSAGLSPQVVSSSSSTQNPTSQTATTVASTTTTTSPQTSGSHIPPTPSPSPIQCEKCGLVCDSDEVLSEHDASVHQSQQQPPAQHSSEGNSMNRSEEPDMQSGYPYGNNPPPFIKEEPPGSDILDLDSQKMVYPPEPVLPPMNSLHPLQSMQRHPMMWAHDPHNFIPPHPTHDLKAPYYHPQIKSEYSTTPSIKGDYPQHAAMHVKPEYTAIVAPAPVKNEYNIPPTLPSAVPQSNQPVKSFSEEVSENNQLATSPSDFPSTTTPQENSSQYRNFEPPTSSLPNNALPSKGTAWKSNEARRPKTYNCTACNKWFTSSGHLKRHYNTTLHKNAVKSSGQPDPATLPISIHHHPGRDPNYGNKGRRGSAAQIQQPIQQPVPPPDPPRSPDYGSQYSSAPGFTTGVQGFHQYNANLQNTSSTVPPNGVAGPSVQASPPRGLQIFSNSNMELLQQQEQTDQTPTTTITTTSIPSPLHNQHTISTTEQFHTTNPLTINISIPSFQTILPEAPNYHHIIGNHTTPSEVTEMISSDQYFTINGYDSTSVDSAGLGFPRYSGGAEVYQGDTAPPFSPNVPEQYQPTDSLYNELRTPTPQLAATAPSLSPGPCSPRVTSTGTTLPSETRSNEIHRCEECDKVFNKSCYLTQHNKTFHSGDKPFKCHRCGKRFPCDQSHEEHLAKHGGEKPFKCELCPKQFNHKTDLRRHMCLHSGSKPYACDQCGKGFIRKDHMLKHCETHRKKSVAVMKRPLNGKLTNQIHPKALMVGDE, encoded by the coding sequence ATGGCCAGTAATGGGGGAACTCTCCATGGGGTTCCCCATACGCAGCAAAGCTTAAGTGGGCACCATAGTTGTTCGCACTGTGGGCTCTATTTCGATAGTTCGTCGTCGCTTCAAGTGCATATGCACTACCACCATGAAAGCATGAATCGTTGGGGTCCCACATCTACGGGAAGCTTGCCCAGTTCAACAACGTCGTCTACGCCAACATCGGACACTGAAAATAACAATCAACCGTCGTTGAAGTCGCATACAAAGTCATCATCACCGCATCAAACAATCGCAGCTGCAGCAGATTCAAGTGATAACCAACCGTCGACTCCGCAGCCACCAACTCTCCCAGAACCAGGTACGCCTCAAAGTTTTACTGGCGGTGCGTCGCCATATCAACAACCAGCAGCAATTATCGCTCCACCAGAGATGCACTACCCAACCTATATCCACGGCTACGATCCCTATTATCATCCGACAAGCATTGATTACGGTAATCCACTGCCTCCACCGCATCTCCATAGTCAATCACAATCAGAGTACAAAGCAGTGCCTTCAGTCAGATACCACCCTTACAATAACAATAATCTCAGCAACGGAAACCATAACCCATCATCCTTGAGCTCAAGTAACAGTGTTACAAACGGTACATCACCCCTAAATAGCGCTGGATTGAGCCCACAAGTGGTCAGTTCCTCCAGCAGTACCCAAAACCCGACCTCACAAACTGCAACAACGGTAGCTTCAACAACAACCACAACGTCTCCTCAAACAAGCGGATCGCATATTCCTCCCACTCCTTCTCCATCTCCAATTCAATGTGAAAAGTGTGGTTTGGTGTGTGATTCAGACGAAGTTCTGAGTGAGCATGACGCATCGGTACATCAGTCTCAGCAGCAACCCCCTGCACAACATTCATCCGAGGGTAACAGTATGAATCGAAGCGAAGAACCAGACATGCAAAGTGGCTATCCTTATGGAAACAATCCGCCACCTTTCATAAAAGAAGAGCCGCCGGGTTCGGACATTCTCGATCTTGACTCACAAAAGATGGTTTATCCACCGGAGCCCGTGCTTCCACCGATGAACTCATTACACCCTCTACAGTCAATGCAACGTCATCCGATGATGTGGGCACATGACCCACACAACTTCATTCCACCGCATCCAACACATGATTTGAAAGCACCCTATTACCACCCTCAAATCAAATCGGAATACTCTACAACGCCATCAATTAAGGGCGATTATCCTCAGCATGCCGCTATGCATGTTAAACCAGAATATACTGCTATTGTCGCTCCTGCGCCAGTTAAAAACGAATATAACATTCCACCGACTTTGCCGTCGGCTGTTCCACAATCTAATCAACCGGTGAAGTCGTTCTCCGAAGAAGTTAGTGAGAATAATCAGTTGGCAACTAGCCCGTCAGACTTTCCCAGTACAACGACTCCCCAGGAAAATAGTTCGCAATACAGAAATTTCGAACCTCCTACTTCGTCGCTACCCAACAATGCATTACCATCAAAAGGAACGGCATGGAAATCTAACGAAGCTAGAAGACCGAAGACTTACAACTGCACTGCCTGTAACAAGTGGTTCACCAGTTCTGGTCATTTGAAGCGACACTACAACACGACACTGCACAAAAATGCGGTTAAATCAAGTGGACAACCAGATCCCGCTACGTTGCCCATCAGTATTCATCATCACCCGGGCCGTGATCCCAACTACGGAAACAAAGGAAGGCGAGGCTCTGCTGCTCAAATACAGCAACCTATACAACAGCCAGTACCGCCTCCTGATCCTCCTAGAAGTCCCGACTACGGTTCGCAGTACAGTAGTGCACCGGGGTTTACAACAGGAGTACAGGGGTTCCACCAGTACAATGCCAATCTTCAAAACACTTCGTCAACGGTTCCCCCAAACGGGGTAGCAGGTCCCTCCGTCCAAGCCTCCCCACCGAGGGGCCTGCAGATCTTCTCGAACAGCAACATGGAACTGTTGCAACAGCAGGAGCAAACGGATCAAACCCCTACTACCACCATCACCACCACCAGCATTCCATCGCCGCTGCACAATCAGCACACCATCAGTACAACGGAGCAATTCCACACCACCAACCCTTTAACTATCAACATCAGCATCCCATCATTCCAAACCATCCTGCCGGAGGCACCGAACTATCACCATATTATTGGTAATCACACAACGCCCTCAGAGGTCACGGAAATGATATCGAGCGATCAATACTTTACAATCAATGGATATGATAGCACATCCGTAGATTCCGCTGGGTTGGGGTTTCCCCGGTATTCGGGGGGCGCCGAGGTGTATCAGGGTGATACGGCGCCCCCCTTTTCACCAAATGTACCGGAGCAATATCAGCCAACCGATTCGCTCTACAATGAACTCCGTACACCAACTCCACAACTAGCAGCAACGGCACCTTCGCTTTCGCCAGGACCATGCTCTCCAAGGGTCACATCAACGGGAACCACTTTGCCGTCGGAAACTCGAAGCAACGAAATTCATCGTTGTGAAGAGTGTGACAAAGTCTTCAACAAATCTTGCTATCTGACGCAACATAACAAAACTTTCCATTCGGGCGATAAACCCTTCAAATGCCATCGCTGTGGAAAACGATTCCCGTGCGATCAGTCCCATGAAGAACATCTGGCAAAACACGGTGGAGAAAAGCCGTTCAAGTGCGAGCTATGTCCCAAGCAGTTCAACCACAAAACAGATCTCCGGCGCCACATGTGTCTCCATAGTGGTTCCAAGCCGTATGCATGTGATCAGTGTGGCAAAGGATTCATTCGCAAGGATCACATGCTGAAACATTGCGAAACTCACAGAAAGAAATCGGTTGCAGTCATGAAGAGACCACTCAACGGAAAGCTGACCAATCAGATTCATCCGAAGGCACTCATGGTGGGAGACGAATGA